A genomic window from Vitis riparia cultivar Riparia Gloire de Montpellier isolate 1030 chromosome 18, EGFV_Vit.rip_1.0, whole genome shotgun sequence includes:
- the LOC117905691 gene encoding high mobility group nucleosome-binding domain-containing protein 5-like, producing the protein MKRLRMKDKGDSFIAKITRTSDQDQEQNSEKGKCNSVEAEPISRWTGFSGREVLVVTDVFDGGEGEGEALGEMDATDDGEGDEAVEEGHEAGDAKDEEGGGSGETRDIDLGEGEKGVGDGDDNDGLHGLDRHWDAEEKAGGDVVETHEDKGCGEVQVFDQCES; encoded by the exons ATGAAACGATTGAGAATGAAGGACAAAG GGGATAGCTTCATCGCCAAAATCACCAGAACCAGTGACCAAGACCAAGAACAGAATAGCGAAAAGGGCAAGTGCAATTCCGTCGAGGCCGAGCCAATTTCTAGGTGGACCGGATTTTCTGGCAGAGAAGTCCTGGTTGTAACGGATGTATTTGATGGCGGAGAAGGCGAAGGTGAGGCCCTAGGAGAGATGGATGCCACGGACGACGGGGAGGGGGATGAAGCGGTAGAGGAGGGACATGAGGCCGGTGACGCCAAGGATGAAGAGGGTGGCGGCAGTGGAGAGACCCGCGACATCGATTTGGGGGAGGGAGAGAAGGGGGTCGGAGATGGCGATGACAACGATGGACTTCATGGGCTGGACAGGCATTGGGATGCCGAAGAGAAAGCCGGTGGAGATGTTGTAGAGACCCATGAAGATAAGGGTTGTGGAGAGGTCCAGGTGTTTGACCAGTGTGAGAGCTAG
- the LOC117905380 gene encoding disease resistance-like protein DSC1 isoform X2 encodes MASTSTKTSSSSSNLPHKYDVFLSFRGEDTRTNFVDHLYAGLVANGFHTFRDDEQLERGGEIASQLLDAIEESRVFIVVFSENYADSRWCLNELLAIIDTMARDVSKIVLPIFYHVNPSDVRHQRGSYATRHTSPVEDADDDEVAMIEDWKYALTEVANFSGYPVDPNTDKGMRSRLWDHMDVQDVLKKRTGTKSIEGIFLNLSKLNNINLTTKAMKKMANLRLLKIFLGSEVVSGEEDYKAYISSDFEFPSWDLCYLHWHGYPLNSLPSNFEAEKLVELNMPYSNITNFGEGNMVQFSKLTAVILSHSKNLIKVSNFSSTPNLEKLILEGCTSLREIDPSIGDLERLGLLDLKECKSLGSLPDSICNLKSLKTLYLSGCSELNCLPEDLGNMQHLTELYANRTATGAPPPVIGRLRELQILSFSGCTGGRAYPSLFSLSGLSLLRALDLSDCYWWDARIPSDFWCLYSLEKLNLSGNHFTMVPTSITELSRLKVLVLGRCQRLQEIQQLPPSLEELDAHECVSLLTSLASSSDVVEATSRMMSLHRTILERIQDHAPKSEFCILIPGDGIPEWFEHREMGSSLTMELPSDWYDRDKFLGFCVCFVFAFKDQLPQIHHDILCQLNNFSFFYPYWDKWSGEHSSNDPHMWLAYQPRSGVDICYPEAWNSIRASFELSGVTDALSIKCGLHLIYK; translated from the exons ATGGCTTCAACCAGTACCAAAACCTCGTCCTCTTCTTCCAATCTCCCACACAAGTATGATGTATTTTTGAGTTTTAGAGGGGAGGATACCCGTACGAATTTTGTCGATCATCTTTATGCAGGTTTAGTTGCAAATGGATTTCATACATTTAGAGATGATGAGCAACTTGAACGTGGAGGGGAGATTGCATCTCAACTCTTAGATGCTATTGAAGAATCACGTGTTTTTATAGTAGTTTTCTCTGAGAACTATGCTGATTCCCGATGGTGTTTAAATGAATTACTGGCTATTATTGATACAATGGCACGCGATGTTAGCAAAATTGTTTTGCCCATTTTCTATCATGTGAATCCTTCAGATGTACGACATCAGAGGGGAAGTTATGCCACAAGGCATACTTCTCCCGTTGAAGACGCAGACGATGATGAAGTTGCGATGATAGAGGACTGGAAATATGCTTTGACTGAAGTAGCCAATTTTAGTGGATATCCTGTGGACCCAAATAC GGACAAAGGTATGCGCAGCCGATTGTGGGATCATATGGATGTACAAGATGTATTGAAGAAAAGGACG GGGACCAAGTCAATTGAAGGCATATTCCTAAATTTATCGAAACTAAACAACATAAATTTAACTACTAAAGCAATGAAAAAGATGGCCAATCTTCGATTGCTCAAAATTTTCTTGGGTTCTGAAGTTGTTTCTGGTGAAGAGGATTACAAAGCGTACATTTCTAGTGATTTTGAATTTCCTTCATGGGATTTATGCTATCTCCATTGGCATGGGTACCCTTTGAATTCTTTACCATCAAATTTTGAGGCTGAGAAACTTGTGGAACTCAACATGCCATACAGCAACATAACAAATTTTGGGGAAGGGAATATG GTTCAGTTTTCCAAACTAACAGCCGTCATTCTCAGTCACTCTAAAAACCTCATAAAAGTCTCAAACTTTTCCAGCACCCCAAATTTGGAGAAACTAATTCTTGAAGGTTGTACAAGCTTGCGCGAGATTGACCCATCTATTGGGGATCTGGAAAGGCTTGGTTTGTTAGATTTGAAAGAGTGCAAGTCACTGGGTAGTCTTCCAGACAGCATCTGCAACTTGAAATCTCTTAAAACTCTTTATCTTAGTGGCTGTTCAGAACTCAACTGTTTGCCCGAAGACTTGGGAAACATGCAACATCTAACTGAGCTTTATGCAAATAGAACAGCTACAGGAGCGCCCCCTCCTGTAATTGGTCGTTTAAGAGAACTTCAAATACTATCCTTTAGTGGATGTACAGGGGGAAGAGCTTACCCATCATTGTTTTCTTTATCAGGTTTATCCCTCTTGAGGGCATTAGATCTAAGTGATTGTTATTGGTGGGATGCAAGAATACCCAGTGATTTTTGGTGCTTATATTCGTTGGAAAAGTTAAATCTGAGTGGAAACCATTTTACTATGGTTCCAACAAGCATCACAGAACTTTCAAGGCTAAAGGTTCTTGTGTTGGGGCGTTGCCAGAGGCTCCAAGAAATTCAGCAACTTCCACCAAGTCTGGAAGAACTGGATGCACACGAATGCGTATCCCTGTTAACTTCCTTGGCTTCATCAAGTGATGTTGTGGAAGCTACCTCACGAATGATGTCGCTGCACAGAACCATATTAGAGAGGATTCAG GACCACGCTCCAAAGAGTGAGTTCTGTATTCTCATTCCTGGAGATGGAATTCCTGAATGGTTTGAACATCGGGAAATGGGTTCTTCACTAACAATGGAGCTGCCTTCAGATTGGTACGACCGTGACAAGTTCCTAGGATTTTGTGTATGCTTTGTCTTTGCTTTCAAGGATCAACTGCCTCAGATCCACCACGACATATTATGCCAGTTgaacaatttttcatttttctatccCTACTGGGACAAGTGGAGTGGTGAGCATTCATCAAATGATCCCCACATGTGGTTGGCATATCAACCACGCTCTGGAGTCGATATTTGCTACCCAGAGGCATGGAATAGCATTCGGGCTTCCTTTGAACTGTCTGGTGTGACTGATGCGTTGTCGATAAAGTGTGGCCTTCATCTTATCTACAAATGA
- the LOC117905380 gene encoding disease resistance protein RPV1-like isoform X1, with amino-acid sequence MASTSTKTSSSSSNLPHKYDVFLSFRGEDTRTNFVDHLYAGLVANGFHTFRDDEQLERGGEIASQLLDAIEESRVFIVVFSENYADSRWCLNELLAIIDTMARDVSKIVLPIFYHVNPSDVRHQRGSYATRHTSPVEDADDDEVAMIEDWKYALTEVANFSGYPVDPNTRESEVLEEIISDISSCPNRVTLHVGTHLVGVDIRLNQIMKSMNIKSKEVPKDVLMVGICGFGGVGKSTMVKAIYNEISNQFKSKSFLDEVGDVSKGYHGLLDLQKQLFCDISPRGKRKISTLAEGINVLKNVLCHVKVLLVIDDVNNKEQLENLAGGHDWFAEGSRIFITSRDKSLLVRHKVDVLYELPQLNWDEAIELFCWHAFGQRFPYAKFCSLSNHCVLYCDGLPLALKILGSFLFEMQPDEWESELRKLHEEPNMEILNVLKVSLNGLQDTHKAIFLDIACFFKGEYKGFIIKILDGCGFHARSGIKVLQNRCLLTISNGKVGMHNLIQQLGHKIVRAGLRDKGMRSRLWDHMDVQDVLKKRTGTKSIEGIFLNLSKLNNINLTTKAMKKMANLRLLKIFLGSEVVSGEEDYKAYISSDFEFPSWDLCYLHWHGYPLNSLPSNFEAEKLVELNMPYSNITNFGEGNMVQFSKLTAVILSHSKNLIKVSNFSSTPNLEKLILEGCTSLREIDPSIGDLERLGLLDLKECKSLGSLPDSICNLKSLKTLYLSGCSELNCLPEDLGNMQHLTELYANRTATGAPPPVIGRLRELQILSFSGCTGGRAYPSLFSLSGLSLLRALDLSDCYWWDARIPSDFWCLYSLEKLNLSGNHFTMVPTSITELSRLKVLVLGRCQRLQEIQQLPPSLEELDAHECVSLLTSLASSSDVVEATSRMMSLHRTILERIQDHAPKSEFCILIPGDGIPEWFEHREMGSSLTMELPSDWYDRDKFLGFCVCFVFAFKDQLPQIHHDILCQLNNFSFFYPYWDKWSGEHSSNDPHMWLAYQPRSGVDICYPEAWNSIRASFELSGVTDALSIKCGLHLIYK; translated from the exons ATGGCTTCAACCAGTACCAAAACCTCGTCCTCTTCTTCCAATCTCCCACACAAGTATGATGTATTTTTGAGTTTTAGAGGGGAGGATACCCGTACGAATTTTGTCGATCATCTTTATGCAGGTTTAGTTGCAAATGGATTTCATACATTTAGAGATGATGAGCAACTTGAACGTGGAGGGGAGATTGCATCTCAACTCTTAGATGCTATTGAAGAATCACGTGTTTTTATAGTAGTTTTCTCTGAGAACTATGCTGATTCCCGATGGTGTTTAAATGAATTACTGGCTATTATTGATACAATGGCACGCGATGTTAGCAAAATTGTTTTGCCCATTTTCTATCATGTGAATCCTTCAGATGTACGACATCAGAGGGGAAGTTATGCCACAAGGCATACTTCTCCCGTTGAAGACGCAGACGATGATGAAGTTGCGATGATAGAGGACTGGAAATATGCTTTGACTGAAGTAGCCAATTTTAGTGGATATCCTGTGGACCCAAATAC ACGTGAATCCGAGGTTCTTGAAGAGATTATTAGTGATATTTCATCTTGCCCCAATCGTGTAACTTTACATGTCGGCACACACCTGGTTGGAGTGGATATACGTCTGAATCAAATAATGAAGTCGATGAACATTAAGTCAAAAGAAGTTCCAAAAGATGTTCTGATGGTTGGGATATGTGGATTTGGTGGAGTAGGCAAGTCCACAATGGTTAAAGCTATTTACAATGAAATCTCTAATCAATTTAAGAGCAAAAGCTTTCTGGACGAAGTTGGAGACGTTTCCAAAGGCTATCATGGTCTACTGGATTtgcaaaaacaacttttttgtGATATCTCACCCAGAGGAAAACGAAAAATAAGCACTCTTGCTGAAGGAATTAATGTGTTAAAGAACGTGCTTTGCCATGTAAAGGTCCTTCTTGTCATTGATGATGTGAATAATAAGGAGCAATTAGAAAACTTAGCTGGAGGACATGATTGGTTTGCTGAAGGAAGTAGAATTTTTATAACATCTAGGGATAAAAGTTTGCTGGTCCGGCACAAAGTGGATGTATTATATGAGCTTCCACAATTAAACTGGGACGAAGCTATTGAACTCTTCTGTTGGCATGCTTTTGGTCAAAGATTTCCATATGCTAAGTTTTGTTCTCTTTCCAATCATTGCGTACTCTATTGTGACGGTCTTCCCTTAGCTCTCAAAATATTGGGTTCTTTTCTATTCGAAATGCAACCTGATGAATGGGAAAGTGAGTTACGTAAACTTCATGAAGAACCTaacatggaaattttaaatgtgCTTAAAGTAAGTTTAAATGGACTACAAGATACTCATAAGGCAATATTCCTTGACATTGCATGTTTCTTTAAAGGAGAGTATAAAggctttattataaaaatactagATGGTTGTGGTTTTCATGCGAGGAGTGGAATAAAAGTTCTCCAAAATAGGTGTCTTCTAACAATTTCAAATGGAAAGGTTGGCATGCATAATTTGATACAACAATTGGGTCATAAAATCGTTCGTGCTGGTCTCAGGGACAAAGGTATGCGCAGCCGATTGTGGGATCATATGGATGTACAAGATGTATTGAAGAAAAGGACG GGGACCAAGTCAATTGAAGGCATATTCCTAAATTTATCGAAACTAAACAACATAAATTTAACTACTAAAGCAATGAAAAAGATGGCCAATCTTCGATTGCTCAAAATTTTCTTGGGTTCTGAAGTTGTTTCTGGTGAAGAGGATTACAAAGCGTACATTTCTAGTGATTTTGAATTTCCTTCATGGGATTTATGCTATCTCCATTGGCATGGGTACCCTTTGAATTCTTTACCATCAAATTTTGAGGCTGAGAAACTTGTGGAACTCAACATGCCATACAGCAACATAACAAATTTTGGGGAAGGGAATATG GTTCAGTTTTCCAAACTAACAGCCGTCATTCTCAGTCACTCTAAAAACCTCATAAAAGTCTCAAACTTTTCCAGCACCCCAAATTTGGAGAAACTAATTCTTGAAGGTTGTACAAGCTTGCGCGAGATTGACCCATCTATTGGGGATCTGGAAAGGCTTGGTTTGTTAGATTTGAAAGAGTGCAAGTCACTGGGTAGTCTTCCAGACAGCATCTGCAACTTGAAATCTCTTAAAACTCTTTATCTTAGTGGCTGTTCAGAACTCAACTGTTTGCCCGAAGACTTGGGAAACATGCAACATCTAACTGAGCTTTATGCAAATAGAACAGCTACAGGAGCGCCCCCTCCTGTAATTGGTCGTTTAAGAGAACTTCAAATACTATCCTTTAGTGGATGTACAGGGGGAAGAGCTTACCCATCATTGTTTTCTTTATCAGGTTTATCCCTCTTGAGGGCATTAGATCTAAGTGATTGTTATTGGTGGGATGCAAGAATACCCAGTGATTTTTGGTGCTTATATTCGTTGGAAAAGTTAAATCTGAGTGGAAACCATTTTACTATGGTTCCAACAAGCATCACAGAACTTTCAAGGCTAAAGGTTCTTGTGTTGGGGCGTTGCCAGAGGCTCCAAGAAATTCAGCAACTTCCACCAAGTCTGGAAGAACTGGATGCACACGAATGCGTATCCCTGTTAACTTCCTTGGCTTCATCAAGTGATGTTGTGGAAGCTACCTCACGAATGATGTCGCTGCACAGAACCATATTAGAGAGGATTCAG GACCACGCTCCAAAGAGTGAGTTCTGTATTCTCATTCCTGGAGATGGAATTCCTGAATGGTTTGAACATCGGGAAATGGGTTCTTCACTAACAATGGAGCTGCCTTCAGATTGGTACGACCGTGACAAGTTCCTAGGATTTTGTGTATGCTTTGTCTTTGCTTTCAAGGATCAACTGCCTCAGATCCACCACGACATATTATGCCAGTTgaacaatttttcatttttctatccCTACTGGGACAAGTGGAGTGGTGAGCATTCATCAAATGATCCCCACATGTGGTTGGCATATCAACCACGCTCTGGAGTCGATATTTGCTACCCAGAGGCATGGAATAGCATTCGGGCTTCCTTTGAACTGTCTGGTGTGACTGATGCGTTGTCGATAAAGTGTGGCCTTCATCTTATCTACAAATGA
- the LOC117905692 gene encoding high mobility group nucleosome-binding domain-containing protein 5-like, which produces MDQIEDPSQLKGDSFIAKITRTSDQDQEQNSEKGKCNSVEAEPISRWTGFSGREVLVVTDVFDGGEGEGEALGEMDATDDGEGDEAVEEGHEAGDAKDEEGGGSGETRDIDLGEGEKGVGDGDDNDGLHGLDRHWDAEEKAGGDVVETHEDKGCGEVQVFDQCES; this is translated from the exons ATGGACCAAATTGAAGATCCTTCACAATTGAAGG GGGATAGCTTCATCGCCAAAATCACCAGAACCAGTGACCAAGACCAAGAACAGAATAGCGAAAAGGGCAAGTGCAATTCCGTCGAGGCCGAGCCAATTTCTAGGTGGACCGGATTTTCTGGCAGAGAAGTCCTGGTTGTAACGGATGTATTTGATGGCGGAGAAGGCGAAGGTGAGGCCCTAGGAGAGATGGATGCCACGGACGACGGGGAGGGGGATGAAGCGGTAGAGGAGGGACATGAGGCCGGTGACGCCAAGGATGAAGAGGGTGGCGGCAGTGGAGAGACCCGCGACATCGATTTGGGGGAGGGAGAGAAGGGGGTCGGAGATGGCGATGACAACGATGGACTTCATGGGCTGGACAGGCATTGGGATGCCGAAGAGAAAGCCGGTGGAGATGTTGTAGAGACCCATGAAGATAAGGGTTGTGGAGAGGTCCAGGTGTTTGACCAGTGTGAGAGCTAG